The Planctomycetota bacterium genomic sequence GCCTGCTCTTCGAGCGTTTCGATGCCGCCGATGCCGCTACCGATCAGCACGCCCGCCCGATCGGGATCGCCGGCACCCTTGTCGAGTCCCGCATCGGCCATGGCTTGCCGGGAAGCGGCGATGGCGAACTGGGCGAAGCGGTCGAGCCGCTTGGATTCGCGCTTGTCGATGCCGTGGGCGACGGGGTCGAAGTCGAAGCACTCACCGCCAATTTGCGTCGTGAAGGCCGAGGCATCCCAGCGTCGGATGGGTCCGATGCCGCTCTTGCCGGCGGTGATGTTCTCCCACAGGGTGGAGACGTTCTCGCCGAGCGGCGTGATGACGCCCATACCAGTGATGACGACGCGACGCATGAGGTGCAGAAGGGAGTAAGGAGAAGGGATGAGGGAGGAGGGTCAGATGCGGAAGTGAGCGAGCCACTCTGGCCCTTCTCCCTTTTCCCTCATCCTTTCTCCCTCCGCGTCACTTGCCCGAGTGTTCCTTGATGTAGTCGATCGCCTGGCCGACGGTCTGGATCTTTTCGGCCTCTTCGTCGGGGATCGAGAGCTCGAACTCGTCTTCGAACTCCATGACGAGCTCGACGGTGTCGAGGCTGTCGGCGTTAAGGTCGTTGATGAAGTGCGTCTCGCGGCTGATGGTGCCCTTGTCGACGCCCATCTGTTCGCTGACGATGTCGATGACCTTGCTCTCGATTTCGGATTCTTCCATGGCGGTCGTTCTGTTCGGGAATGGGCCACAGCCGGGCGGCAGCGGCGAGTGGCTGCGACTATAGCCGGACGCCCACAAGGGGCCAATCGGACGGAACGTAACGGTCATTCAGCCCCTGCGACGGCTCGTCACATCGC encodes the following:
- the acpP gene encoding acyl carrier protein, which codes for MEESEIESKVIDIVSEQMGVDKGTISRETHFINDLNADSLDTVELVMEFEDEFELSIPDEEAEKIQTVGQAIDYIKEHSGK